In the genome of Pseudopipra pipra isolate bDixPip1 chromosome 4, bDixPip1.hap1, whole genome shotgun sequence, one region contains:
- the LOC135413880 gene encoding homeobox protein HMX1-like, translating to MVQLGNGRRAPPPTPAAPPAFSIASILQPGPCRPSREQGRARCAPSEEEEEEEEEEGEGPAEQDPNKGSRDSGTEPAAASGCLARRVAARPPPRRYLRVSPVPPCWASAHGRAGTDKTRTRRHRHAHAVAARPQPEEERRLRGRTRGDATAHAPTCFEGAAPSSRVVCPVPGSPSLPCHTAGKGISLDPYGSVSLFFSPLEGVGPRPALGNPLPTLSPTLSLRSAGPCVHAGRGRGRWRALMLCFALAGSESSRLRAEGTSRGLRREAEGWDAASSLPKERLRAPRQPPTREAGGCGAENGRLPTAGGRKKTRTIFSKSQVFQLESTFDVKRYLSSSERAGLAAALHLTETQVKIWFQNRRNKLKRQMSSEAEGPGPGPAEPPGDPPPPAAATSLSFPALYKDSPLLSRCLLPLPLPLLCPGSAIPYLCLPGPGKHFSLVDGDV from the coding sequence ATGGTGCAGCTCGGGAACGGCCGCCGAGCCCCCCCGCCGAccccggccgcgccgccggCCTTCAGCATCGCCAGCATCCTGCAACCCGGCCCCTGCCGCCCATCCcgggagcagggcagagcccgCTGCGCCCCGtcggaggaagaggaggaggaggaggaggaggagggagaggggccTGCGGAGCAAGACCCCAATAAAGGCTCCAGAGACTCGGGTACGGAGCCAGCAGCCGCCTCAGGCTGTCTCGCACGTCGGGTCGCAGCCCGGCCCCCACCCAGGCGGTACCTCCGGGTATCCCCAGTGCCGCCGTGCTGGGCCAGCGCACACGGACGCGCAGGCACAGACAAGACACGCACACGCAGACACAGACACGCACACGCAGTCGCGGCGCGCCCGCAGCCGGAGGAGGAACGGAGGCTCCGCGGGAGGACGCGGGGAGATGCCACCGCACACGCACCAACCTGCTTTGAGGGCGCTGCGCCCTCCTCCCGGGTTGTCTGTCCCGTGCCCGGGAGCCCCTCACTTCCCTGTCACACAGCTGGCAAAGGGATTTCCTTAGATCCTTATGGAAGCGTCTCACTCTTCTTCTCCCCTCTGGAGGGTGTGGGACCGCGGCCAGCCCTCGGcaaccccctccccaccctctccccCACCCTCTCCCTGCGCTCCGCCGGGCCGTGCGTGCAtgcggggcgggggcgcgggcGGTGGCGGGCACTGATGCTGTGCTTTGCCCTTGCAGGCAGCGAGTCCAGCCGGCTCCGGGCAGAAGGGACGAGCCGTGGCCTTCGCCGCGAGGCCGAGGGTTGGGATGCGGCGTCCTCGCTCCCCAAGGAGAGGCTGCGCGCCCCTCGGCAGCCGCCGACGCGAGAGGCCGGAGGCTGCGGCGCGGAGAACGGGAGGTTGCCGACGGCTGGCGGCAGGAAGAAGACGCGGACCATCTTCTCCAAGAGCCAGGTGTTCCAGCTGGAGTCCACCTTCGACGTGAAGCGCTACCTGAGCAGCTCGGAGCGGGCCGGGCTGGCCGCCGCGCTGCATCTCACCGAGACCCAGGTGAAGATCTGGTTCCAAAACCGCCGCAACAAGCTCAAGAGACAAATGTCGTCCGAGGCGGAGGGCCCTGGGCCGGGGCCGGCGGAGCCTCCCGGGgacccgccgccccccgccgccgccacgTCTCTCTCCTTCCCGGCCCTCTACAAGGACAGTCCCCTGCTCAGTCGGTGCTTGCTGCCGCTGCCTTTGCCCCTGCTCTGTCCGGGCAGCGCCATCCCCTACCTCTGCCTCCCCGGGCCGGGCAAACACTTCAGCCTGGTGGACGGGGACGTATAG
- the LOC135413882 gene encoding homeobox protein HMX1: MPDEATESAGSTSARVSSFFIEDLLGSEGTAGGGARRAAAGGGGRGGPRCGPHSPLHIGAPGCPLRDAAVGWYRRAHAAFLGCASPDTSDRDSPELPEEPAERAGGGGRAAARGPAGGRPGPGGREEEEERSEEPGEPEQRAAGRKKKTRTVFSRSQVFQLESTFDVKRYLSSSERAGLAASLHLTETQVKIWFQNRRNKWKRQLAADLEAANLSHAAQRIVRVPILYHENSPASALGFTLPHMSPPLVGFSSGVSYPLGTFPAASLPFLRSQMTGLV; this comes from the exons ATGCCGGACGAAGCCACGGAAAGCGCCGGCTCCACCTCCGCCCGCGTCTCGTCCTTCTTCATCGAGGACCTTCTGGGCAGCGAGGGcacggcgggcggcggggcgcggcgggcggcggcgggcggtgGCGGGCGCGGGGGTCCGCGCTGCGGGCCGCACTCCCCGCTACACATCGGCGCCCCGGGCTGCCCCCTCCGCGACGCCGCCGTCGGCTGGTACCGCCGGGCGCACGCCGCCTTCCTGGGCTGCGCCAGCCCCGACA CCAGCGACCGGGACTCTCCGGAGCTGCCCGAGGAGCCGGCggagcgggcgggcggcggcgggcgggcggcggcgcggggcccggcgggcgggcggcccgGGCCCGGCGGccgagaggaggaggaggagcgcAGCGAGGAGCCGGGTGAGCCGGAGCAACGCGCTGCCGGCCGCAAGAAGAAGACGCGCACGGTGTTCAGCCGCAGCCAGGTGTTCCAGCTGGAGTCCACCTTCGACGTGAAACGCTACCTGAGCAGCTCGGAGCGGGCCGGGCTGGCCGCCTCGCTGCACCTCACCGAGACTCAGGTGAAGATCTGGTTCCAGAACCGCCGCAACAAGTGGAAGCGGCAGCTGGCCGCAGACCTGGAAGCGGCCAACCTCTCCCACGCCGCCCAAAGGATAGTGCGGGTCCCCATTTTATACCACGAGAACTCGCCGGCGAGCGCCTTGGGCTTCACCCTGCCCCACATGTCACCCCCCTTGGTGGGCTTCTCCAGCGGCGTCAGCTACCCCCTGGGCACCTTCCCCGCCGCCTCTCTCCCTTTCCTACGGTCGCAGATGACAGGACTCGTCTGA